GCTCCTCTCGCCTCGCATACATTTTTCTTGATTTTGGCATTTAAGTTTTTCTTTTGGATATTATTGATGCCACCACCGGAACGATTGCCTTCACTATTGTCATTCctgctgttactgctgttgttggtAGCACCATTATTACTTCTGTGATGACTAACATTGCTGCGATTACTACTAGTGCaactactactagcactactactactaataataatacaaatgatagtaataagcctgcaactattactattactattacagctgctgctgctacgactactacccctactactacgaccattgttattattattactactagtattactattatcattactactaatgctGCACCTGCTGCTTTTAGTGCTACCATTACTTCCACtaccattaataataaatattattactactactacaactactagtactactattacctattattattagtacttcAATTACTGCTGTTACCTgagctgttattgctattgctactatgTCTACTACTACATCTGTCACCTGTCACTACTGCTGTTatttccactactactacaactacttcttttactgctactaccactatagCGTTGATATTGCTTGTTGTTCTTGCGGTCGGTGTATTCGGCGTTGTAGCATATTTTCTCTCCTTGAAATTTTGTGGCacgtctatctccctccttccctcggttTTTCTTCTTCCCGGCGCGCCTTCAGCTCATTTTAATACCGGATTTTTATTCGTGTTTACAGTAGGCAGGCGGCATGTTGTGTGCTCGGGAGCCAGCCATAGTGAGGCTTTTGAGCCAGCACTCTAGCTCTCGCACTCGACGCCCCACCCCTCACTCTGAGGTTGTGGAGGAGCATCTCGCCCCCTTCCTTCGTGATCCTTCCTTTTATtatgtttctctccttcctcttttaccctctcttattccctttccctcttccattcgctGTCCCTGCCATTCTGCAGGTCGCTGCTGGCCGTGCTGCCATTCCCCAACTGCTGTCTCGGGAGCAGTGCCCCGCTGTCTTCCATTTGCTGCTGTTGCCGTGGTTTCGTTTTGCTGCGATTCATGTTTGCATTTAGTTCACTACGTATATTTATAgtaatcatcccccccccccctctctctctctctctctctctctctctctctctctctctctctctctctctctctctctctctctctctctctctctctctctctctctctctctctttctctctttctctctttctctctttctctctttctctctttctctctctccctctctccctctctccttctctccttctctccctctctccctctctctttctctatctctctctctctctctctctgtctctctctctctctctctctctctctctctctctctctctctctctctctctctctctccctccctccctccctccctccctccctccctccctccctccctccctccctccctccctccctccctccctccctctccctatttctccatcTCACTCGCCTTCCTGCTctattctatctcttcctttctctttgtcacttTCCCTCCCAAAGGTGACATTATTTGCTCTTGTTTTTAGTTGGCGTCTTCCGCGTGTTGTCGACGCGTCGCTGTCGCTCGAGAGGGTTTAGGGGGGACGAGACTCTTgatgaggatggaagagagggatgggatcgGCCGAGAGAGCGGGGGACTGGGGTCACCTGTAGTAATTACCAagcaatatttttgtttgtttgttttttccggTGCATTTCGAGCGGGAGGTGTGGCGGCAGCGAGAGGGAGGGGCGTATATTGATCAATTTGTATGTATGGTTGACGTTCGTATTTGTAGGCGAGGGTGTGGGGCGGCAAGTGTACGCATGCTGGGCTGATAGCGGGAGCGAGTGGACACTGTTTtcgcgggggaggaggaaaaggagtgggcGTAGTATACGCACGTGGAGGAGTAAGGTGGGGCTATGTAGCAGCATTTTTCTTCACTtttgcattcatatatgcatgtatctaaatacacacacacacacacacacacacacacacacacacacacacacacacacacacacacacacacacacacacacacacacacacacacacacacacacacaatacaaacccCCGCAGACGGGTCTCTTCAGGTGAACGAAATTCAGTGGGACGGAAAGGTGCGCACAACACGAGCGAGAAGTGACAGCGCTCGTTGCGGCCGCGGCTCGAAGAGGGAAGGAAACTGCACGCTGAGAGAGTGCCGAGAGAACTAGAGGTGCGCGGGTGCGAGAGTGAGCACTCCGTGCgggagagtgaatgtgtgagtgagagagagaaagacaggaagaaaatcaatgataatatagaCAAGAGGAGAGGTGGACGTggataataaggaggagaaaaatacgTTCAGTGTGTTGGCGCGGGCGGTGGAGGTAGGTCGCTCCCCAAGGCGGGCGGACCCCCAGTCACTGTGGTAGAGGGAAACTAGCAACTCCGCTGCGGTTGTTGCTGGTCTGTGAGGGCCTGTCAGTGTGGGACGGACGTGAACTTCCCTGCAgagccaccgcctcctcctcctcctcctcctcctctctgacaCGCTTGTTGCCACGTTACTGCGCGATGTCGAACGCATCATGTTTGGTGCATTCGCAGTATTATTGTTTGTCGCAATGGAACGCAGAACATCCTCTCTCGATGGCCAGTGCAGTGTAGTTTCGGTGCTTTGGAGAGCGCGTGTTCGCTCCCGTGTATGATTCAATAGATGTAATTTTCTTTCCAGGTCGTATGAAAGAAGGGTATGGgactgattttttaaaaagaggaTTGGTGCTGTATaaaattttgtttgtttacacagtGAAGTGTATATAAATGTTAGTGTAGTGGTGATGCTGTTGAGGGGAGAGGTGTGCGTCCCGGGCCTCACTCTGCAGCATCATCTAGACATGACATGGGGAAAACACTTAACTTCCGGGTGGTCCACGGAGGCCGCCTGAGTTACGCGTCCCCCGGGTCATGCACTGATGTAGAAGTGACGTCACAGTGCTGTATTGTGcacaaagaagagtaaaaaaaacaaccGCCAGCACCCATGACCAGCGCGTGGGACACCCACAGTTGTCGGACTGGACGTGGCGTGCTGGTGCTTTCGGGGGTCCAGGGACCTAAACGGGGACCCCAGGGGCCCGTCCCGCCCCTCCGGGCCCCCAACAGCTCCTATAGAACTCTCAGGAGTAGCTGGAGAACATCTGGTGCTGAGGCAGCCGCTTCGAGCTGGGTACGGGCACTTCTCGCGGACGTACGAAGGACAACCTTCGCGGGAGACTCCGAGATATCCGACGTGGCACGGTCATGAATCGCAGCCGCAGTTCAAGCTGGTGTTCCCGCCGCTGTCGGGAAGTTCTCGGGGCACTCCGTCGTCGGGGATGCGAACGCCGCCCTACGGCATCGGGCGCACCAAGGAGCCGCCCCCGTTGGCCACCAGCACGCCCCGACATGACCGAACACCTCGCCcgtccccttcgccttccctgcAGGAGAGAGGCACGCGCACTCTACAGTCCCCCGCCCGCGTGCGGACTTCCCCACCGAAAGGATACATTTCTTCCTCACGAGGTAGCAAGGCCGCCAGTCCCCTGCGTGGGCGTGTCCCCATGGCGGTGACGGATCGCGGGGCCCCTCGCCGGCGTCCGCGCCGCTCTCAGGGACGGAGGGCGCCCCGCTCCAGGAACTCCCATGACGCTAACACCTCAAGCCAAAGTGTTTGCCATAGTACAAAGCCCCCTGTGACcttcccccgccccatccccctacctcggGACGATACAGTCTCGGACATCTCTATAGTGTCTCCTATGCCCGCCCTCGACGTCTCCTACACTGCCTACCTCACGCCAGACGTCCTTACGCCCACTGCCATACCGCCTTCACCACCTACGTCGCGAGCCCCTTCGGCGAGGGAAATCTGGGACTTCGACGACGAGGAAGCCTACGTTCAACACAACCCCTTGTATTGGCTGGTTCCGGAGGCCCATGAACAGCCTGAACCGCGAGAGCGCCCTGTGGCCCCTGCCCCCCATTACTACCAACCCCACACCCACGCTCCCTTGCCAGACACATACATCGGCCACAGACCCGCCTACAAGCCCGCGCCCAGGTGGTCGTCTCCGTATGGAAGAGGGCGCGCATCCCCTGTTTCATACCTGCACCGCCAGGAAGAGCGTGGGCGGGGCAGGGGTGTATCTCCAGGTACGCACGCACATTTGCGTCTCTCGCCCATCAGCGAGAACTCACAGCCGACCAATATCGTCACCTACGCCGATGTACACACGCAGGAACGCCCCCACCGCCAGCCACGCGGTCGGAGTTTCAAACCGTCCCCGCCACGGAGGCATCGACTGGCCGCGCAAAGGAAACGTTCCAACATCCGTATATTCGACCTGAAGGACGATGCCCGCTTTGTTTACATCGTGCACGCCCTTATACAGGCCTTCATTTACATCGAACAGGTATAGTATATtggtttaattatatttttttatgatcgtCATTGTTGAACGGAATTTCGCTTCTTTCTGGATCGATTTTGTATGTTTTGTTGGTAAATCCTGTCGGTTTATGCGTATAAGCGGATTTGACGGGGGATTATTGATATTTTGCTCTTTATAGTTGTCGATTACGTATGAAACTCGTAATTGgcttattttatattatcattttgcaATATGATTAAATGTATGTTATGAAGTCCTCTCTAATAATGGACAATCTATGCTGGCGAATGCATCACATTAATATTTTAGAGACCCCTCCatcaataaagaaaacgaagaccttgagagaaaagaaaatggtaggTAAAACGGAGTTGTGTGGTAGACTCACTTTTTAAATTTTACACATTTAAAACtgttatatacacaaatatgatatctcttattattatttttcgtgtATTCATAGAACATCTAacacttttttatatatgatatcacATGGCAACTTGGCAAAAATTAGTAGCGAGTGCCAGAATCGATAGAATCCAGAACCAACAGAGCAATTTCATCAGTCCGTTTTCCTTTCCACAAACTTAGGGTTGTAAATATACGGCATTCAAATAAAAGTAAACGTCATTTTAACGAGCGTGAACGTGTAACATCGCAGCTCATGGTTAAACAGACCCCATTATATCCTTCTTCGAAAGTTATATTCGGTGTtgccatacacacaaaaaaactaaattaaaaaTACATCCTATAAAGAAATCACATTGATGTAGCCTTTATGCTAATCCGGATCGTAGCCAGAACACGTGTGTGGAGAGAACCCCCGGGACGAAAAGTTATAGAGAATGTTACAGTTCCTGGCGATCCTTCGTTGCATACTAAAcgtggtggggggtggtaggtagaggggataggaggggagggggttacaaAGGGGATAGTGCTTGTAGAGCGTACTGCATGATGAGAGGCGTGGGGAGCTGGTCGCGTATTTGTCGTTTGAATTTGCTTTGTTAGATATCAAATTAAGTCTGATATTTGCTTTTGTGCGTTGCTTTCACCGTGTTTATAGAATCGACGTCTGCAAATTTTCCTAAAACGTTGAGCCACCTTTAGAGAAATCAGTAAAACGATAAACAGGAtgaaatacagatacataaacattcatGCTTGGCTAGACACATGCGCACAATGGCGTAGGCAGGTAATGGTTTTGTTGTAAGCCTTTTGTAGGTATTTCCTTATTTGGAAGGGTCTGACCTGGAAAAAGATTCATTTTGAAGTTTACAGGTACGTTCATTTCGCGAATGCTGAAAATCTTTAGGACCAACCGTATGCCTTAAGAATAAAATCAAGGGGAAAAGAAACACACAGTTTGTGAATTCTGATAAATGAGGTTAGCAATTAATGAACAAAGAATTCATTTTAAAGTATGAGCTCTCAGAGCGTCTTGTTAACTGGCACGTGGCACATATTCCACCAGAGGCAGAAAATCGTATTGTCATATGTCACAGTGTGACGTTTAATTAACTGAGTTCCATCGCGGATATAAAACCAATATGGAGGCCGCCATCGACCTGCACATGAGTGATAATGTCTGTTATTTGCGATCGGTAAACAAAAGCAGAGTCGATTATGCGTGGCTTCGACGTGGCTACAGAGGCCCAGACCAGCGGGCCGTGTGACTTGCGTGGTGTAGGGTGTAATATGGCCggccccgcccccacgcccaccccctcggCCCCAGGTCCCGAATCCTCGTGTTCTCCCCGACAACCAGTGCTTCCCCCagatgtttctctctccccttctacgcCCCTTCTCGTGGTGGCTGTTAGGGGCGCcatgggagaggaaggtaggcCTACCAGATCACACCGTCGCCGGCTGCTCACTTAACACATGATAAGTTCGTGTTTTGAGCTTCTGCAAACAACTTATTTCCGGGGTCTCGGGttcaagacaaagaaaatgataaactaACAGTGAGTCTACTGTTATATTGCTTCCCCTTATGAGACCGTCGTCGGTCGAAGGCAGTTATCGAGCGAGTCGGCCATGTCAATTATAGGCCTATTTGTTGTCAGACACCTGACAGTTTGTTATAAGTCGTAGAGGGA
The DNA window shown above is from Penaeus vannamei isolate JL-2024 chromosome 29, ASM4276789v1, whole genome shotgun sequence and carries:
- the LOC113817421 gene encoding uncharacterized protein, giving the protein MGKTLNFRVVHGGRLSYASPGSCTDVEVTSQCFVGLDVACWCFRGSRDLNGDPRGPSRPSGPPTAPIELSGVAGEHLVLRQPLRAGYGHFSRTYEGQPSRETPRYPTWHGHESQPQFKLVFPPLSGSSRGTPSSGMRTPPYGIGRTKEPPPLATSTPRHDRTPRPSPSPSLQERGTRTLQSPARVRTSPPKGYISSSRGSKAASPLRGRVPMAVTDRGAPRRRPRRSQGRRAPRSRNSHDANTSSQSVCHSTKPPVTFPRPIPLPRDDTVSDISIVSPMPALDVSYTAYLTPDVLTPTAIPPSPPTSRAPSAREIWDFDDEEAYVQHNPLYWLVPEAHEQPEPRERPVAPAPHYYQPHTHAPLPDTYIGHRPAYKPAPRWSSPYGRGRASPVSYLHRQEERGRGRGVSPGTHAHLRLSPISENSQPTNIVTYADVHTQERPHRQPRGRSFKPSPPRRHRLAAQRKRSNIRIFDLKDDARFVYIVHALIQAFIYIEQYELSERLVNWHVAHIPPEAENRIVICHSVTFN